A window of Actinomycetota bacterium genomic DNA:
CCCGGTGCGACGCTCGACCGGTCGGACTCGGCGGCAGTTCGGTCAGCCGATCACGGTCCCCGTAGGGCTCAGACGCAGGCGGCTTCGAGGAGCGGGTAGGGGTTGACGTTGGTGCCGTCCAGGAGGACCTCGAAGTGCACGTGCGGTGAGGTGTGGGCGGCGTTGCCGCTGGTGCCCACGGCGCCGATGACCTCCCCTGCAGCCACGCGCCCCGCCGCCCCGAAGCTGTCCAGGTGGGTGGCGATGTACAGCGACCCGTCGTCGCCGTGCAGCCACACCTGCAGGCCGCCCAGCGTGCCGTCCACCTGCTCGGCGACGCCGGCGATGGGTGCGACGACCGGGGTGCCGCGGGGCGCGAACACATCGACACCTTCGTGGACCCGGCCGTCGGGCTTGATCACGCCGTAGTCGTTGATGAAGGTGGCGAGCTCGCTGACCGGGCAGCGCCAGCCTCCGCCCGTGACAGTGAGGACCTGCCCGACCCAGATGCGGTTGGCGTCGGCGAGGTCGTTGGCGACCACCAGATCGGCGACCGTCGTGTCGTACCTTGAGGCGATCTGGCTGAGCGTCTCGCCCGCAGCGACGGTGTGGGTGCTGCCGGCGCTCGCGACGAGGTGGTCGGTCTCGGGCACGGCGGGGAGGTCGCCGACGCGCAGCTCGGTGCCCGCCAGGATCCGGTTGGGGTCGGTGATCCCGTTGGCCTCGGCCAGCTCGGCAACGGACACTCCCGCGCGCGCCGCGATCTGGCTCAAGGTCTCGCCGGGGGCGATGACGTGGGTCGAGTTCGGTGGGGCGCCGGGGCCGGTCGTCGCGCCGGGCACCTCGAGGACGTCACCGACGATGATGCGGTCGGGCTCGGTGATGCCGTTGAGCGCGGCGAGCTCGGTCACGCCGACCCCGAGGTGGCGCGCCAGCTCCCACAGCGTGTCGCCCGGCTGGATCGTGTACGAGCGGGACGCCGACGTGATCAAGCTCAACGCCAGCAGCGCGAGCACGCCCCGCAGCACGCGCGGATCGGTCACCACGGTCACCTCCCGTTACAACACGAGTAACGGTAAACCTCAACGGTAACATCTGCAACACGCCACCCCGCTCTGGGTCGACGTCTGGCCGTCCGTGGCCACAACCCGACCCGCAGCGGGGTGGTCAGCGCGCCGGAGTGCGGACTTCGGGGGAGGTGAACTCGGGGCGGCCGTGTGCGGCCTCGACGCGGCGGAGCTGGCGGCGGACGAGACGCTCGACGAGCCGCGGGGCGCGGCGGGCGAGGGCGAGCTCGAACGTCGCGAGTGGCGAGCTGCCGAGACGGCGCCGGGGCGCCTCCAGGGCGGTCACGACGGCGGCCGCGGCGTCGGTGACGTCCTCGGCGCGGACGAGACCGTCGAGGCTCGCGCCCCGCTGCGCCGGACCGTCGTGGATCGCCGTGCGGATGTAGGCGGGCTGCACCTCGACGACGTCGATGCGGCCTTCGAGCTCGAGCCGGAGCACGTCGAGGTAGCCCGACAGACCGCGCTTGCTCGCGGTGTAGGCCGCGGCGTAGGGCACGGCCGCGGATGCCAGGCCCGACGTGATGCCGACCACGACCCCGCCGTCACCGAGGTGGGGCAGCGCGGCGGCGATCGTGTTCCACGCCCCGAGCAGGTTCACCTCGAGCACGTCGCGCGCTCGCTCCGACGGCGGTCGGGTGCTGTCGTCGGCATCACCGATGCCGGCGTTCGCGATGACCGCGTCGATGCCGCCCAGCCGCGCTGCGGCCTCGTCGACCGCGGCGACGACCGCCTCGGT
This region includes:
- a CDS encoding LysM peptidoglycan-binding domain-containing M23 family metallopeptidase, with the protein product MTDPRVLRGVLALLALSLITSASRSYTIQPGDTLWELARHLGVGVTELAALNGITEPDRIIVGDVLEVPGATTGPGAPPNSTHVIAPGETLSQIAARAGVSVAELAEANGITDPNRILAGTELRVGDLPAVPETDHLVASAGSTHTVAAGETLSQIASRYDTTVADLVVANDLADANRIWVGQVLTVTGGGWRCPVSELATFINDYGVIKPDGRVHEGVDVFAPRGTPVVAPIAGVAEQVDGTLGGLQVWLHGDDGSLYIATHLDSFGAAGRVAAGEVIGAVGTSGNAAHTSPHVHFEVLLDGTNVNPYPLLEAACV